Proteins from one Haemorhous mexicanus isolate bHaeMex1 chromosome 34, bHaeMex1.pri, whole genome shotgun sequence genomic window:
- the LOC132340958 gene encoding zinc finger protein 501-like gives MESSEDKSHRVLVLPRPEQELGMESSEDKSHRVLVLPRPEQELGMESSEDKSHRVLVLPRPEQELGMESSEDKSPRRQNLVAEAVWSGSTAQEGSGEEKPRRSLSRRGCKGRARGSEGERASLGRGGGQSSELGVREQLQDGEKPHKSSELGVREQLQDGEKPHKCSECGKSFNRSSHLMVHQRIHTGERPYECGECGKSFSSSSSLVVHQRSHSGERPHECGECGKGFASTSNLIVHQRSHTGERPYGCDQCKKTFLSCGDLVVHQRSHTDERPFHCPDCSKGFNRVSTLNRHRRIHSGEKPYGCDQCQKRFQRRFHLLRHRLVHSEERPFRCRDCGKGFRQNATLVVHRRTHTGEKPYECPQCGKSFRESSNLTVHLRSHTGERPYGCEQCKKRFYTTSDLLKHQRSHTDEKPFRCADCGVGFRHNYGLVKHQQIHTVERPYECGECGKSFARSSTLARHQKSQH, from the coding sequence atggagagCAGCGAGGACAAATCCCATCgtgtccttgtccttcctcggccagagcaggagctgggcatggagagCAGCGAGGACAAATCCCATCGTGTCCTTGTCCTCCCTcggccagagcaggagctgggcatggagagCAGCGAGGACAAATCCCATCgtgtccttgtccttcctcggccagagcaggagctgggcatggagagCAGCGAGGACAAATCCCCGCGGCGGCAGAACCTGGTGGCAGAGGCCGTTTGGAGCGGCTCCACGGCGCAGGAAGGCAGCGGGGAGGAGAAGCCGCGGAGATCCCtcagcaggaggggctgcaaaggCAGAGCGCGGGGATCCGAGGGggaaagagccagcctgggccggGGAGGGggtcagagctcagagctgggggtccgtgagcagctccaggatggagaGAAGCCCCACAAGAGCTCGGAGCTGGGGGTCcgtgagcagctccaggatggggagaagccccacaagtgctcggaatgtgggaagagcttcaacAGGAGCTCCCACCTGATGGTccaccagaggatccacacCGGGGAACGACCCTACGAGTGTGGGGAGtgcgggaagagcttcagctcaAGCTCCAGCCTGGTTGTCCACCAGAGGAGCCACTCCGGGGAGAGACCCCACGAGTGTGGGGAGTGCGGGAAGGGCTTCGCCTCCACCTCCAACCTGATTGTCCACCAGAGgagccacactggggagagACCCTACGGGTGTGATCAGTGCAAGAAGACCTTCCTGAGCTGCGGTGATCTCGTCGTGCACCAGCGCTCCCACACGGACGAGAGGCCCTTCCACTGCCCCGACTGCAGCAAGGGCTTCAACCGCGTCTCCACCCTCAACAGGCACCGGCGCATCCACTCCGGGGAGAAGCCCTACGGGTGTGATCAGTGCCAGAAGAGGTTTCAGAGGCGCTTCCATCTCCTCCGTCACCGTCTCGTCCACAGcgaggagaggcccttccgctgccgTGACTGCGGGAAGGGATTCAGGCAGAACGCCACCCTCGTCGTCCACCGGCGCACCCACACCGGGGAGAAaccctacgagtgtccccagtgtgggaagagcttccgAGAGAGCTCCAACCTGACTGTCCACCTGAGGAGCCACAcgggggagaggccctacggGTGTGAGCAGTGCAAGAAGAGGTTTTACACCACGTCGGATCTGCTCAAGCACCAGCGCTCGCACACGGATGAGAAACCCTTCCGCTGTGCCGACTGCGGGGTGGGATTCAGGCACAACTACGGACTCGTCAAACACCAACAAATCCACACCGtggagaggccctacgagtgtggggagtgtgggaagagctttgcTAGAAGCTCTACCTTGGCCAGGCACCAAAAGAGCCAGCACtaa